A single region of the Brassica oleracea var. oleracea cultivar TO1000 unplaced genomic scaffold, BOL UnpScaffold00851, whole genome shotgun sequence genome encodes:
- the LOC106320207 gene encoding DEAD-box ATP-dependent RNA helicase 41: MNEDGCVPYLSDSGIKQKSIDQRSPLPGEPKCVICCRYGEYICDETNDDICSLECKQTLLNKTRVFPATDECFYVGSSSTDDSRKLDIHVQGAAVPPPPALSFTSCGLPPKLLLNLETAGYDFPTPIQMQAIPAALSGRSLLASADTGSGKTASFLVPIVSRCARYRSEHPSSDPRNPLALVLAPTRELCVQVEDQAKMLGKGLLFKTALVVGGDPMSGQLYRIQQGVELIIGTPGRLVDLLAKHTIELEDIMMFVLDEVDCMLQRGFIDQVMQIFRALSQPQVLLFSATVSREVEKVGGSLAKEMILVSIGKPNTPSKAVKQLAIWVDAKQKKHKLFEILTSQNHFKPPAVVYVSSRAGADLLANAITVVTGIKALSIHGEKPMRERRDVMGSFLGGEVSLLVSTGVLGRGVDLLVVRQVIVFDMPNTIKEYIHVIGRASRMGDQGSAILFVNEESRNLFPDLVVALKNCGAAIPKQLTSLTSSREMHSNKKRRVGY, encoded by the exons ATGAACGAAGATGGCTGCGTCCCTTACCTCTCTG atagTGGTATCAAACAAAAGTCTATAGATCAAAGATCGCCTCTTCCCGGGGAGCCTAAATGTGTAATCTGCTGTCGTTACGGTGAGTACATTTGTGACGAGACCAATGATGACATCTGCAGTCTCGAGTGTAAGCAAACACTTTTGAACAAGACTAGAGTGTTTCCTGCCACTGATGAGTGCTTCTATGTTGGATCTTCTTCCACCGATGATTCTCGCAAGCTTGATATTCATGTCCAAGGAGCAGCAGTTCCTCCCCCTCCTGCCCTCTCTTTCACCTCTTGTGGGCTTCCTCCTAAGCTTCTTCTTAACTTAGAAACGGCTGGTTATGACTTTCCCACCCCTATCCAGATGCAAGCAATTCCAGCTGCTTTAAGCGGCAGAAGCCTGCTCGCTTCAGCTGACACTGGCTCCGGCAAGACTGCTTCTTTTCTTGTTCCTATTGTTTCTCGTTGTGCACGTTATCGCTCTGAGCACCCCTCCTCAGACCCCAGGAACCCCTTGGCTTTGGTTTTGGCTCCAACTAGAGAGCTCTGCGTCCAAGTTGAAGATCAGGCTAAGATGCTCGGAAAGGGACTCCTATTTAAGACTGCACTTGTTGTAGGTGGGGATCCCATGTCTGGACAACTCTACCGCATTCAGCAAGGTGTAGAGTTGATTATTGGCACCCCAGGTCGGCTTGTAGACCTTCTAGCAAAGCACACCATTGAACTAGAGGATATTATGATGTTTGTGCTGGATGAGGTTGACTGCATGCTCCAGAGAGGTTTCATTGATCAGGTGATGCAGATATTTAGGGCTTTATCACAACCGCAGGTCTTGCTGTTCTCAGCGACGGTCTCAAGGGAGGTGGAGAAGGTGGGAGGGTCTCTAGCCAAGGAAATGATTTTGGTGTCCATAGGTAAACCCAACACACCTAGCAAAGCTGTCAAACAATTGGCTATCTGGGTTGATGCAAAGCAAAAGAAACACAAGCTCTTTGAGATACTGACAAGTCAAAACCATTTCAAACCCCCAGCTGTTGTTTATGTGAGTTCGAGAGCTGGAGCAGATCTCTTGGCTAATGCTATAACTGTGGTGACTGGGATAAAAGCTCTGTCGATCCATGGGGAGAAGCCAATGAGGGAGAGGAGAGATGTAATGGGGTCGTTTTTGGGTGGAGAGGTGTCGCTTCTTGTATCAACTGGAGTTCTAGGCCGAGGAGTTGACCTGTTGGTAGTAAGGCAGGTAATCGTGTTTGACATGCCTAATACCATCAAGGAGTACATACATGTAATCGGCAGGGCCTCTAGGATGGGAGACCAGGGCAGTGCCATTTTGTTTGTAAACGAGGAGAGCAGAAATCTGTTCCCTGATTTGGTTGTGGCTTTAAAAAATTGTGGAGCAGCCATACCTAAGCAACTTACCAGTTTGACATCATCCAGGGAAATGCACAGCAACAAGAAGAGGAGGGTTGGATACTGA
- the LOC106320210 gene encoding OTU domain-containing protein DDB_G0284757: MTRRSFSVSPTTSQENMMGDSSSSSSWSSQTDTQDDRMIALMLSEEYTKLDGAVGRRLSNLAPVPHVPRINSYIPNLNDATLDHQRLLQRLNVYGLCELKVSGDGNCQFRALSDQLYRSSEYHKQVRGEVVKQLKDNRTIYESYVPMKYKRYYKRMAKLGEWGDHITLQAAADRFAAKICLLTSFRDTCFIEIMPRDQAPKRELWLSFWSEVHYNSLYDNQAVPVQQKPKRKHWLF, translated from the exons AT GACTAGAAGGAGTTTCTCTGTTTCACCTACTACGTCACAAGAAAACATGATGGGAGACTCCTCGAGTTCAAGCTCTTGGAGCAGTCAAACGGATACTCAGGATGATCGGATGATTGCTCTTATGTTATCTGAAGAATACACTAAACTAGATGGTGCAGTAGGCAGACGCCTCTCCAATCTTGCTCCCGTTCCC CATGTTCCGCGGATAAATTCTTATATTCCCAACTTAAATGATGCCACCTTGGATCACCAACGCCTTCTTCAAAG GCTAAATGTTTATGGTTTGTGTGAGTTGAAGGTCTCTGGTGATGGAAACTGCCAG TTCCGAGCTCTTTCTGACCAGTTGTACCGATCTTCAGAGTACCACAAGCAAGTTAGGGGAGAAGTTGTTAAACAG CTCAAGGACAATCGCACTATATACGAAAGTTATGTTCCGATGAAATACAAACGGTATTACAAGAGGATGGCAAA ACTTGGAGAATGGGGAGACCATATTACCCTACAAGCTGCGGCAGATAgg TTTGCAGCAAAGATATGCCTGCTGACATCCTTCAGAGACACTTGTTTCATTGAAATTATGCCTCGAGACCAAGCACCTAAGCGTG AGTTATGGTTAAGTTTCTGGTCAGAGGTGCATTATAACTCTTTATACGATAATCAAG CGGTTCCAGTTCAGCAGAAGCCAAAGAGAAAACATTGGTTGTTCTAG
- the LOC106320206 gene encoding potassium transporter 4: MEYSGVSPPRNPSQLSWARNLILAYQSFGVVYGDLCTSPLYVFPNTFIGKLHKQHYNEEAVFGAFSLIFWTLTLIPLLKYLLVLLNAHDNGQGGTFALYSLLCRHAKLSLLPNQQAADEELSAYKSTDTATSSPFKRIFEKHKRLRTVLLLLVLAAAAMVIGNGVLTPAISVLSSMSGLQATEKKSTDGELLLLACVILVGLFALQHSGTHRVAFMFAPIVIIWLFSILFIGFYNIIHWNPKIIYAVSPLYIIKFFRMTGQDGWISLGGVLLSVTGTEAMFSNLGHFTSVSIRLAFAFLVYPCLVVQYMGQAAFLSKNLGSIPNSFYSSVPDPVFWPVFVIATLAAIVGSQSVITATFSIIKQCHALGCFPRVKVVHTSKHGQMYIPEINWILMILTLAITIGFRDTILIGNAYGLACMIVMFITTFLMALVIVAVWEKSCFLAALFLGTLWIIEGAYLSAAFMKLAEGGWVPLVLACIFMTAMYVWHYGTRRKYSFDLHNKVSLKWLLGLGPSLGIVRVPGIGLVYSELATGVPAIFSHFVTNIPAFHKVVVFVCVKSVPVPHVLPEERFLVGRVCPKPYRMYRCIVRYGYKDIQREDGDFENQLIQSIAEFIQMEAGDLQSSACESQSYDGRMAVLSSHKSLSNSILTVSEVEEYDETARQSSKSMTLQSLRSVYEEEYQQGQVRRRRVRLGLTQQASRGMEGSVREELMDLIGAKEAGVAYVMGHSYVKARKSSSWLKKLIIDIGYSFLRKNCRGPAVALNIPHISLIEVGMVYYV; this comes from the exons ATGGAGTATTCTGGAGTCTCTCCGCCTAGGAATCCTTCTCAG CTTTCATGGGCGAGGAATTTGATTTTGGCCTACCAGAGCTTTGGTGTTGTCTACGGTGACCTCTGTACATCTCCTCTCTATGTGTTCCCTAACACATTTATTGGCAAGTTGCACAAGCAGCATTACAACGAGGAAGCCGTATTTGGTGCCTTCTCTTTGATTTTCTGGACCCTCACGCTCATCCCCCTTCTCAAGTACCTTCTTGTATTACTCAATGCCCATGACAATGGACAAG GCGGAACATTTGCTCTCTATTCGCTGCTTTGTAGGCATGCTAAGCTTAGCTTACTTCCTAACCAGCAAGCTGCTGACGAAGAGCTCTCAGCTTACAAGTCCACTGATACTGCAACTTCCTCCCCCTTTAAAAGAATCTTTGAGAAGCACAAAAGGCTGAGGACTGTGTTGCTACTTCTTGTTCTTGCTGCTGCTGCTATGGTCATTGGAAACGGGGTTTTGACTCCAGCAATATCTG TTCTGTCTTCCATGTCAGGTTTGCAAGCTACAGAGAAGAAATCGACTGACG GCGAACTTCTGCTTCTTGCCTGTGTCATACTAGTTGGATTGTTTGCTTTGCAACACTCTGGTACTCACAGGGTGGCTTTTATGTTTGCACCAATTGTGATCATCTGGCTTTTTTCAATCCTCTTCATCGGTTTTTACAACATCATACACTGGAATCCGAAGATAATCTATGCAGTTTCCCCGCTTTATATCATCAAATTTTTCAGAATGACTGGTCAAGATGGCTGGATTTCTCTTGGAGGGGTTCTTCTTTCTGTAACAG GCACTGAAGCTATGTTTTCAAATCTTGGCCATTTCACCTCGGTCTCAATCAGA CTTGCTTTCGCCTTTCTTGTATACCCATGTCTGGTTGTACAATACATGGGCCAGGCAGCTTTCTTATCAAAGAACCTCGGGTCTATTCCCAACAGTTTTTACAGTTCAGTCCCAG ATCCTGTATTCTGGCCTGTATTTGTTATCGCTACACTTGCAGCCATTGTTGGCAGTCAGTCTGTGATAACCGCCACATTTTCAATAATCAAACAATGCCATGCTCTTGGATGCTTCCCACGAGTCAAAGTAGTCCATACTTCAAAACATGGACAGATGTATATCCCGGAGATCAACTGGATCCTGATGATCCTGACTCTTGCAATAACTATAGGTTTCCGGGACACaattttgattggaaatgcCTACG GACTCGCCTGCATGATAGTAATGTTCATCACAACGTTCCTCATGGCTCTTGTCATAGTCGCGGTTTGGGAGAAGAGTTGTTTTCTGGCGGCTTTGTTCCTTGGAACTCTATGGATAATCGAAGGTGCCTATCTCTCAGCGGCGTTCATGAAACTTGCAGAGGGTGGTTGGGTACCTTTGGTGCTCGCTTGCATATTTATGACCGCTATGTATGTGTGGCACTATGGTACTCGAAGGAAATACAGCTTTGATCTTCATAACAAAGTTTCACTGAAGTGGTTGCTGGGACTAGGGCCTAGTCTTGGTATTGTCCGTGTGCCCGGGATAGGACTTGTATACTCAGAACTTGCAACTGGAGTTCCTGCAATTTTCTCTCACTTTGTCACCAACATCCCGGCATTCCATAAAGTTGTGGTGTTTGTTTGTGTGAAGTCAGTGCCAGTGCCGCATGTACTTCCTGAAGAACGCTTCCTCGTTGGCCGTGTTTGCCCAAAGCCTTATCGTATGTACAGGTGCATAGTGAGGTATGGGTACAAAGACATTCAACGGGAGGACGGGGACTTTGAGAATCAGTTGATACAGAGCATAGCGGAGTTCATCCAGATGGAAGCAGGGGACCTCCAATCCTCGGCTTGCGAGTCCCAGTCATATGATGGGAGAATGGCCGTGTTAAGTAGCCACAAGAGTCTCTCAAACTCAATCCTGACGGTTTCAGAGgtagaggagtatgatgagacGGCGAGACAAAGCAGTAAATCTATGACGTTGCAGAGTTTGCGGTCAGTGTACGAGGAAGAGTATCAGCAGGGGCAAGTGAGGAGAAGGCGTGTGAGGTTGGGGTTAACGCAGCAGGCAAGTCGTGGGATGGAGGGGTCGGTGAGGGAAGAGCTAATGGATCTGATAGGGGCGAAAGAGGCAGGGGTTGCATATGTAATGGGACATTCGTATGTGAAAGCAAGGAAATCATCGTCGTGGTTGAAGAAGCTGATTATTGATATAGGCTACTCGTTTCTGAGGAAGAACTGCAGAGGGCCAGCGGTAGCACTCAACATACCTCACATCAGCCTCATTGAAGTTGGCATGGTTTACTATGTTTGA
- the LOC106320204 gene encoding transcription-repair-coupling factor — translation MTSLLLPNPDSITTTPLVSNLRSFRRFFSLRRSSLPRNSSSSSLPLVAVSSLSATAAKPTTATRWREKHELAESDSISILNERIRRDLGKRETARPAMDSKEAEKYIQMVKEQQERGLQKLKGVRPGSDGGFSYKVDPYTLLSGDYVVHKKVGIGRFVGIKLDVPKDSSEPLEYVFIEYADGMAKLPLKQASRLLYRYNLPNESKRPRTLSRLSDTSVWERRKTKGKLAIQKMVVDLMELYLHRLRQKRFPYPKNPIMADFAAQFPYNATPDQKQAFLDVDKDLTERETPMDRFICGDVGFGKTEVALRAIFCVVSAGKQAMVLAPTIVLAKQHYDVISERFSLYPQIKVGLLSRFQTKAEKEAYLEMIKHGHLNIIVGTHSLLGSRVVYSNLGLLVVDEEQRFGVKQKEKIASFKTSVDVLTLSATPIPRTLYLALTGFRDASLISTPPPERIPIKTHLSSFRKEKVIKAIKNELNRAGQVFYVLPRIKGLEEVMDFLEEAFPDIDIAMAHGKQYSKQLEETMERFAQGKIKILICTNIVESGLDIQNANTIIIQDVQQFGLAQLYQLRGRVGRADKEAHAYLFYPDKSLLSDQALERLSALEECRELGQGFQLAEKDMGIRGFGTIFGEQQTGDVGNVGIDLFFEMLFESLSKVEELRIFSVPYNLVKIDININPRLPSEYVNYLENPMEIINEAEKAAEKDMWSLMQFTENLRRQYGKEPYSMEIILKKLYVRRMAADLGGNRIYASGKMVVVKTNMSKKVLKLITDSMTCDVYRSSLIYEGDQIMAELLLELPREQLLNWMFQCLSELHASLPALIKY, via the exons ATGACATCCTTGCTCCTCCCAAATCCCGACTCGATTACCACCACACCCCTCGTTTCCAACCTACGCTCCTTCCGGAGGTTCTTCTCTCTCAGACGCTCCTCCTTGCCCCGAAACtcgtcatcatcatctcttCCACTAGTCGCTGTGTCCTCTCTCTCCGCAACTGCCGCAAAACCTACTACAGCGACCAGGTGGAGAGAGAAGCATGAGTTAGCTGAAAGCGATTCAATCTCCATCCTCAACGAGAGGATTCGGCGGGACCTGGGAAAGAGAGAGACTGCTAGGCCGGCCATGGACTCTAAGGAGGCCGAAAAGTACATTCAGATGGTAAAGGAACAACAAGAGAGGGGTCTCCAGAAGCTCAAAGGAGTTAGGCCAGGTTCAGACGGTGGTTTCAGCTACAAGGTTGACCCTTACACTCTCCTTTCCGGTGATTATGTGGTGCACAAGAAGGTTGGCATTGGCCGTTTTGTCGGCATTAAGTTGGATGTCCCCAAGGATTCTTCTGAGCCCCTTGAATATGTGTTTATTGAGTATGCTGACGGCATGGCCAAGCTTCCCCTCAAGCAAGCCTCCCGTCTCCTCTACCGATACAACCT TCCTAATGAGTCCAAACGGCCTCGGACTTTAAGTCGGCTGAGTGACACTAGTGTTTGGGAAAGAAGAAAGACCAAAGGCAAACTCGCTATTCAGAAAATGGTCGTTGACTTGATGGAGCTCTATCTTCATAGGCTTAGACAGAAGAGATTTCCCTATCCAAAGAACCCCATCATGGCTGATTTCGCTGCTCAATTTCCTTATAACGCTACACCTGACCAGAAGCAG GCTTTCCTTGATGTTGACAAGGatttgactgagagagaaacACCTATGGACCGATTCATATGTGGAGACGTTGGATTTGGTAAAACTGAGGTTGCTCTACGTGCCATCTTTTGTGTGGTCTCCGCTGGCAAACAAGCTATGGTTTTAGCACCCACTATTGTTTTGGCCAAGCAACATTACGATGTCATCTCTGAGCGGTTTTCCTTGTATCCCCAAATCAAAGTCGGTCTTTTAAGTCGGTTTCAG ACCAAAGCAGAGAAGGAGGCGTATTTGGAAATGATAAAACACGGTCATCTCAATATCATTGTAGGTACTCACTCCCTTCTCGGAAGCCGTGTTGTGTACAGCAATCTAGGCCTTCTTGTCGTCGATGAGGAACAG AGATTTGGGGTCAAGCAGAAAGAAAAGATTGCATCTTTCAAAACGTCAGTGGATGTGCTTACCCTCTCCGCAACACCTATACCAAGGACGTTATACTTAGCTTTGACTGGATTCCGGGATGCCAG TTTAATCTCCACACCGCCACCGGAGAGGATTCCAATAAAAACCCATCTTTCATCGTTCCGTAAGGAAAAGGTTATCAAAGCAATAAAAAATGAACTGAATCGTGCTGGCCAAGTTTTCTACGTCTTGCCTCGAATTAAAG GACTAGAGGAAGTGATGGATTTTCTTGAAGAAGCATTTCCAGATATCGACATTGCTATGGCACATGGGAAG CAATACTCAAAACAACTAGAGGAAACCATGGAGAGATTTGCGCAAGGAAAGATCAAAATCCTCATATGCACTAATATTGTTGAAAGCGGACTTGATATTCAAAATGCAAATACCATAATCATCCAGGATGTTCAACAATTTGGGCTCGCTCAGTTGTACCA GTTGCGTGGAAGGGTTGGCCGGGCTGATAAAGAAGCTCATGCCTACCTGTTTTATCCTGATAAATCGCTGCTCTCTGATCAAGCACTG GAAAGGCTTAGTGCTCTTGAAGAGTGTCGTGAGCTTGGACAAGGTTTCCAACTTGCGGAGAAAGACATGGGTATAAGAGGCTTTGGGACAATTTTTGGTGAACAGCAGACAGGAGATGTTGGAAATGTCGGCATCGATCTCTTCTTTGAAATGCTTTTTGAGAGTCTATCCAAG GTGGAGGAACTCCGTATTTTTTCGGTTCCATACAATCTGGTGAAG attgacataaatataaatCCTCGGCTGCCGTCCGAGTATGTAAATTACCTGGAAAATCCGATGGAGATCATCAATGAAGCTGAAAAAGCAGCTGAGAAAGATATGTGGAGTCTCATGCAATTCACAGAGAACTTACGTCGCCAATATGGGAAAGAACCTTACTCCATGGAGATCATTTTGAAGAAGCTGTATGTGAGACGCATGGCGGCTGATCTTGGAGGAAACAGAATTTATGCATCAGGGAAGATGGTTGTGGTGAAAACAAATATGAGTAAGAAGGTGCTCAAGCTGATCACAGATTCCATGACTTGTGACGTTTACCGAAGCTCCTTGATATATGAAGGAGATCAAATAATG GCGGAACTTCTGCTGGAGCTACCAAGAGAACAGTTACTGAACTGGATGTTCCAGTGCTTGTCAGAACTGCATGCATCACTCCCTGCTCTTATCAAATACTAG